A region from the Treponema pallidum subsp. pallidum str. Nichols genome encodes:
- a CDS encoding bifunctional methionine sulfoxide reductase B/A protein has translation MLANLQHLSDIQYRVTQQSATETPFKNEFWNSYQPGFYLDVVSGELLFLSEDKFDSGCGWPSFSAPADARAVIEKEDRTHNMLRTEVRSRNANSHLGHVFKDGPPERGGLRYCINSAALRFVAREEGTALFAAGCFWSTEAYFRRVKGVLRVRVGYTGGTTKSPTYRNVCTGTTGHAEAVEILFDPQVISYEDLLKHFFRMHDPTSLNKQGGDVGTQYRSAIFYLSGTQKQQAETLMGRYAGAGKFTRPLVTTLEEARDFYPAEEYHQDYLTKNPGGYCHVSLHLASEPLE, from the coding sequence ATGCTTGCAAACCTTCAGCACCTGAGTGATATTCAGTACCGTGTTACCCAGCAGTCTGCCACTGAGACTCCCTTTAAGAATGAGTTCTGGAACTCTTACCAACCCGGTTTCTATCTTGATGTTGTTTCAGGAGAACTCCTCTTCCTCTCCGAAGATAAATTCGACTCAGGCTGTGGCTGGCCTAGCTTTTCTGCACCTGCAGACGCGCGCGCGGTGATTGAAAAGGAGGATCGAACGCACAACATGCTCCGTACTGAGGTGCGGAGTCGGAACGCTAATTCTCATCTCGGGCACGTATTCAAAGACGGTCCGCCCGAACGCGGGGGGCTCCGTTACTGCATCAATTCTGCAGCGTTGCGCTTTGTTGCTCGGGAAGAGGGGACTGCTCTTTTCGCCGCAGGCTGCTTCTGGAGTACGGAAGCCTACTTTCGGCGCGTCAAGGGAGTGTTGCGCGTTCGAGTCGGGTACACGGGCGGTACCACCAAAAGTCCTACCTATCGAAACGTCTGCACCGGTACTACCGGACACGCAGAAGCGGTAGAGATCCTCTTTGATCCCCAGGTTATTTCCTATGAGGATCTGCTCAAGCACTTTTTCCGCATGCATGACCCAACTAGTCTTAACAAACAGGGAGGAGACGTTGGCACGCAATACCGTTCTGCAATTTTCTACCTCAGTGGTACGCAGAAGCAGCAAGCGGAGACGCTCATGGGTCGCTATGCAGGCGCGGGAAAGTTCACCCGTCCTTTGGTTACCACTTTGGAAGAGGCGCGTGACTTCTACCCTGCAGAAGAATATCACCAAGACTATTTGACCAAGAATCCTGGTGGTTACTGCCACGTGTCGCTCCACCTGGCGTCAGAGCCATTAGAGTGA
- the ligA gene encoding NAD-dependent DNA ligase LigA, with protein sequence MSTAQRRVQELEKLILHHQDRYYNAESDISDDAFDALWEELARLDPGNPLLKAIGSDSQRDAVKKRHIVPMGSQHKAADEESFSAWAKKNALQAFLVQHKLDGVSLELQYERGHFCCALTRGNGIVGDDVTANVRGMRGFVPTLTAEWGPCGNLPFTGGVRGEVIMHKDIHRSHYPTHANCRNTVNGILKRKDGRGRTHLHIVCYDAVPGTPGKPFTGSLPFADETEKLAWLARQGFVTVHSHRCANAQEVVALRSEIMRTRELLPYSIDGLVVKSTDLDFQDAQLPRPKKQIAFKFSTQEAITTLRDVQWQTSGVTYTPIGITDPVRLAGTTVKRANLCNPNMLTKLCLKIGSHVLISKRGEIIPKIEALVSTPAHAQEIHIPTQCTSCNTVLENSGSRLFCPNVNCPLLSHHRITRWIECLEIKHVGTELIQRLFEEKKVRRIPDLYTLTCEDLIEIEHVGNATAKKILEAIHHKKEIALQTFIAGFGIEGIGETMGEKLICAGFDTLEKVLHATTETLESIYQFGTELAKSVVTGIARVKDDMCELLDRGFVRILAKQQAESPLRGKSFCFSGSLRNGDRATIHRIRALGGVVRTSVTRDLSYLIFESLSQPYRTAQKLKKEQGVALEIISEDEFCRLLDQASASCTHTGETVHPLQGKSFYFSGASRSMNHKHAQEKVRALGGDVASSVTAQLDYLVFYSQSTRYRTACALGIQIISEETLHKLIATAQSPLHTDAHVHAPLHGMSFCFSGDLDGMTRAQAIALVQRLGGTVKTAVSTQLTYLVSNDPHGQSRKCQNAVRCGVRIISEHVFLALCTPGT encoded by the coding sequence ATGAGTACTGCGCAGAGACGTGTTCAAGAACTTGAAAAGCTCATTCTTCACCATCAAGACCGCTACTACAACGCGGAGTCTGATATTTCAGATGACGCCTTTGACGCGCTTTGGGAAGAACTTGCAAGGCTTGATCCTGGAAATCCGCTGCTTAAAGCAATCGGTTCTGACAGTCAACGTGACGCAGTGAAAAAGCGCCACATTGTTCCTATGGGTAGTCAACACAAAGCTGCAGACGAGGAGTCCTTCAGCGCATGGGCAAAAAAAAATGCATTGCAGGCATTTCTCGTCCAACACAAACTCGATGGCGTTAGCTTAGAGTTGCAATACGAGCGCGGTCATTTTTGCTGTGCGCTCACCCGTGGTAACGGCATTGTCGGAGACGACGTCACTGCTAACGTACGCGGCATGCGTGGCTTTGTGCCGACCCTCACTGCAGAGTGGGGACCTTGCGGCAATCTCCCCTTCACGGGGGGTGTTCGTGGCGAAGTCATTATGCACAAGGATATACATCGTTCCCACTATCCTACTCACGCAAATTGCCGCAACACCGTAAACGGCATCCTAAAGCGAAAGGACGGCCGCGGCCGCACCCACCTCCATATTGTTTGTTACGACGCAGTACCCGGCACCCCCGGTAAACCGTTCACCGGCTCCCTCCCCTTTGCTGATGAAACAGAAAAGCTTGCCTGGCTCGCGCGCCAAGGTTTCGTGACGGTACATTCGCATCGCTGCGCTAACGCACAGGAAGTTGTTGCACTCCGATCTGAGATTATGCGCACGCGCGAGCTGTTGCCTTACAGCATCGATGGCCTGGTAGTAAAGAGTACCGATCTTGACTTCCAGGACGCACAACTTCCCAGACCTAAAAAGCAGATAGCCTTTAAGTTCAGTACACAGGAGGCGATAACCACCTTGCGTGACGTTCAATGGCAAACATCAGGAGTGACGTACACGCCCATTGGTATTACCGATCCAGTGCGCCTTGCAGGAACTACGGTCAAGCGCGCAAATTTATGTAACCCGAATATGCTCACAAAGCTGTGTCTCAAAATTGGCAGCCACGTTTTAATTTCCAAACGGGGGGAGATTATCCCAAAAATTGAAGCACTCGTTTCAACCCCAGCACATGCGCAGGAAATCCACATACCGACACAGTGTACCAGTTGCAACACAGTGCTGGAAAACAGTGGGAGCAGGCTTTTTTGTCCTAATGTAAACTGCCCCCTGCTCTCGCATCACCGCATTACACGGTGGATTGAGTGTTTGGAGATCAAGCATGTGGGGACCGAACTCATTCAGCGTCTTTTTGAAGAAAAAAAGGTACGCCGCATCCCGGACCTCTACACGCTCACCTGCGAGGATCTCATTGAGATTGAGCACGTCGGCAATGCAACTGCAAAAAAAATACTCGAAGCTATACACCACAAAAAAGAAATAGCGTTGCAAACGTTTATTGCCGGGTTTGGCATCGAGGGGATCGGAGAAACCATGGGAGAAAAACTTATCTGTGCCGGTTTTGACACACTTGAAAAAGTGCTCCACGCAACAACGGAGACACTCGAGTCCATCTATCAGTTTGGAACAGAACTTGCAAAAAGCGTGGTAACCGGTATTGCACGGGTTAAGGATGATATGTGTGAACTGCTTGATAGAGGCTTCGTGCGCATTCTTGCCAAGCAGCAGGCAGAGTCGCCACTCCGGGGAAAAAGCTTTTGCTTCTCAGGCTCCCTCAGAAATGGAGATCGCGCGACTATACACCGTATACGCGCGCTCGGAGGCGTTGTGAGAACGTCAGTTACTCGAGACCTTTCGTACCTAATATTCGAAAGCCTATCACAGCCCTATCGCACCGCGCAAAAACTAAAAAAAGAACAGGGGGTAGCGCTAGAAATTATTTCGGAAGACGAGTTTTGCAGGCTTCTAGATCAAGCTTCCGCATCCTGTACCCATACGGGGGAAACCGTACACCCCTTGCAAGGAAAGAGTTTTTATTTCTCAGGTGCGTCGCGCAGTATGAATCACAAACATGCTCAAGAAAAAGTGCGCGCGTTAGGAGGGGATGTCGCATCGTCCGTAACAGCCCAGCTTGACTATCTGGTGTTTTACAGTCAGTCGACACGTTATCGCACCGCATGCGCGTTGGGAATCCAAATTATTTCGGAAGAGACGCTCCACAAGCTTATTGCCACTGCCCAATCGCCTTTGCATACGGATGCACACGTGCACGCGCCATTGCACGGCATGAGCTTCTGCTTCTCTGGCGATCTCGACGGTATGACACGCGCCCAGGCAATCGCGCTCGTACAACGCCTAGGCGGAACAGTGAAAACGGCTGTCAGTACACAGCTGACGTATCTGGTGTCAAACGATCCACATGGGCAGTCACGCAAATGCCAGAACGCTGTTCGGTGTGGCGTGCGTATTATCAGTGAGCACGTCTTTCTCGCTCTGTGCACCCCGGGGACCTAA
- the recO gene encoding DNA repair protein RecO — translation MCVASRSWYAQALVLSLSAFGEGHKSVTLFVRLQDEAFILRAALFGGAQSKLRGLVIPYTTGRVWVYSNPRTSMHKIVDFSVTHSRVALRDSIVRVWCAAICVDIIEASKGTISWTLVTAFLDGISLSSDGACKHALLRFLWRVLIGEGVAPNITSCSRCATQYAVSVSGVSRVAYLTQGESFVCAACAAPAEHRFELNAEAWHFLNTVKECTPRHARALVLSQESYCELKQLLFCLITKMSGKKLKTLEHAHAVL, via the coding sequence ATGTGTGTGGCGAGTCGCTCGTGGTACGCACAGGCGTTAGTTCTTTCTCTTTCAGCATTTGGAGAAGGGCACAAAAGCGTAACGCTTTTTGTTCGCCTGCAGGATGAAGCGTTTATTTTACGTGCCGCGCTTTTTGGAGGTGCCCAAAGCAAACTGCGTGGATTGGTTATTCCCTATACGACAGGTCGGGTATGGGTATATTCGAATCCGCGTACGAGTATGCACAAAATTGTTGACTTCTCAGTTACACACTCTCGTGTGGCCCTCCGTGACAGTATCGTAAGAGTGTGGTGCGCTGCGATTTGCGTAGACATTATAGAGGCGAGCAAAGGGACCATCAGCTGGACGCTGGTGACTGCATTTTTGGATGGAATCAGTCTCTCTTCGGACGGGGCATGTAAACACGCGCTTTTACGCTTTTTGTGGCGAGTGCTTATAGGAGAAGGCGTTGCACCAAATATCACATCGTGTAGCCGGTGTGCTACGCAGTACGCCGTGTCCGTAAGTGGTGTGTCGCGCGTGGCGTATCTTACGCAGGGTGAGTCTTTTGTGTGTGCTGCGTGTGCTGCTCCTGCAGAACACCGGTTTGAGCTAAACGCGGAGGCGTGGCACTTTCTCAACACGGTCAAAGAATGCACTCCAAGGCACGCGCGCGCGTTGGTGTTGTCCCAAGAGAGCTACTGTGAACTTAAGCAGCTGCTATTTTGCCTGATCACGAAAATGAGCGGTAAAAAGTTAAAAACACTCGAACATGCGCACGCAGTGCTATGA
- the miaA gene encoding tRNA (adenosine(37)-N6)-dimethylallyltransferase MiaA, whose protein sequence is MRLETQALVPYPVRFDRSHHDALVVLGATATGKTALAVALAQKYQGEIISADSRQVYRGLDVGTGKDLALYGSVPYHLIDVCDPYEEYNVFRFQQAVYGIVPSILRAHKVPIIVGGTGLYLDAVLRQYALVPVERNQALRASLRGASLSHMRAVYFSLKDSHAVHNKTDLEDPARLMRAIEIAVFHATHPELLQQARETRPMMRAKVYGIQYPRSMLRARIRARLEQRIRGGLIEEVAALHKGGVSWQRLEYFGLEYRFTAQYLQGIIATRDEYVDLLFRAISRFAKRQETWFRRMQRLGVKIHWLVHTENGFVLR, encoded by the coding sequence ATGCGGTTGGAAACGCAGGCACTTGTACCGTACCCTGTTCGCTTTGACCGCAGCCACCATGATGCGCTGGTGGTCCTGGGCGCTACCGCAACAGGTAAGACAGCGTTAGCAGTTGCGCTTGCCCAAAAATATCAGGGGGAAATTATTTCCGCCGATTCGCGGCAGGTGTACCGTGGTCTGGATGTGGGAACGGGAAAGGACTTAGCTCTGTACGGGTCGGTCCCCTATCACCTGATAGACGTGTGTGATCCGTATGAGGAATACAATGTTTTCCGTTTCCAACAGGCAGTATATGGCATAGTGCCGAGTATACTCCGGGCGCACAAGGTGCCAATTATTGTCGGTGGTACGGGTTTGTATCTTGATGCAGTGCTGCGTCAGTACGCGTTGGTACCTGTTGAAAGAAATCAGGCGCTGCGCGCATCGCTCCGCGGAGCTTCTCTGTCGCATATGCGCGCGGTGTACTTTTCGTTAAAAGACTCCCATGCTGTTCACAACAAGACAGATTTAGAAGATCCTGCGCGTTTGATGCGCGCTATTGAGATTGCTGTATTCCATGCAACGCACCCTGAGCTGCTCCAGCAGGCACGGGAAACGCGCCCGATGATGCGCGCGAAAGTGTATGGCATACAGTATCCACGCTCTATGTTGCGTGCTCGGATTCGAGCACGCCTCGAGCAGAGAATACGTGGGGGACTGATAGAGGAAGTGGCAGCGCTCCACAAAGGCGGGGTTTCCTGGCAGCGTCTGGAATACTTTGGGTTGGAATATCGCTTCACTGCGCAGTATCTACAAGGGATCATTGCTACCCGTGATGAATATGTCGACCTACTTTTTAGAGCTATTAGCAGATTTGCAAAACGCCAGGAGACGTGGTTCCGACGTATGCAAAGACTCGGGGTAAAAATTCACTGGCTCGTGCATACGGAAAACGGTTTTGTTCTCCGGTGA
- a CDS encoding methyl-accepting chemotaxis protein, which yields MLPPSGEGLCALDRPSLRCYRARSCELMPEGATMYAGTYSTPPISVLLRELVLSCCWVPLLFLSASAAGFFGDGQFVELLLSPASVLYLLCLFPLLHYRALCAAFIRGEDEARFSKRVNSYGRTALRASVLLSCFVPFVSILARSPFETGPQMAVYVMLSAGGCLLFAPALHFLLTRPLERWAAFLPLRESSVRANWTRMLLTIAIALFVATLLLVSAPLLVRTDSQNITPAELLTMAGTFGLCASAVSCMEFLLCAYLTSREITRLRVLAECIGTGDYTCADVPRETRTSIGLLARSLSSLRDKDRAFFSRFLQLTQSSSAIAHTAETDIAHLEEAARTTKEEIDHVNENVTAQTATISSSKEIVGTMVEGVGRLNASVEAESETVTRSITLVEQMVEKIHSIEKIIESNDARVGRLREETNRAGNLTNRSLELTQNISKSSKALLQASLVIRKIASQTTLLAMNAAIEAAHAGQDGRGFAVVADEIRKLAEESNEQGKIISSVLVQLTEKIEHIAQQAESLSKQFSNLFVLAEEVKQRESTVMHAMEEQSSGGEYIRRSMEAITGNRRRIRGGISLMLKDGELVLKDMNELAHNTGGITVAMHDMAASTSRILDAVTSVKIIASENKNAMDMLTNQLTQLRL from the coding sequence ATGCTGCCGCCCTCGGGCGAGGGCCTGTGCGCGCTTGACAGACCCTCTCTCCGATGCTACCGTGCGCGCTCGTGTGAACTTATGCCTGAGGGGGCAACCATGTACGCCGGTACTTATAGTACTCCTCCGATCAGTGTATTGCTACGCGAGCTCGTGCTCTCCTGTTGCTGGGTGCCACTCTTGTTTCTCTCCGCTTCTGCGGCGGGTTTCTTCGGCGATGGCCAGTTCGTTGAACTCCTCCTTTCTCCCGCTAGCGTGCTGTACCTCTTGTGCCTCTTTCCGCTTCTCCATTATCGCGCGCTGTGCGCCGCTTTTATTCGTGGAGAAGATGAGGCGCGCTTCAGCAAGCGCGTCAACAGCTATGGGAGGACGGCGCTCCGTGCGTCGGTTCTCCTCAGCTGCTTCGTCCCGTTCGTCTCTATCCTCGCGCGTTCCCCGTTTGAGACAGGTCCACAGATGGCAGTGTATGTTATGCTTTCTGCCGGTGGCTGTCTGCTGTTTGCTCCTGCGCTGCATTTCCTCCTTACGCGTCCGCTTGAGCGGTGGGCTGCCTTCCTGCCTTTGCGCGAAAGTTCTGTGCGCGCAAACTGGACCCGCATGCTTCTTACCATAGCGATTGCGCTGTTCGTTGCCACGTTACTCCTCGTCTCTGCACCACTCCTTGTACGCACAGATAGCCAGAACATTACTCCGGCAGAACTGCTCACCATGGCGGGTACGTTTGGACTCTGTGCCAGCGCCGTAAGCTGCATGGAGTTTCTCCTGTGCGCGTACCTTACTTCGCGAGAAATCACCCGTTTGCGCGTGCTCGCCGAGTGCATCGGAACTGGCGACTACACCTGTGCGGACGTACCTAGAGAAACCCGCACCTCGATCGGTCTTTTGGCGAGGTCACTGAGCTCCCTGCGCGACAAAGATCGCGCGTTTTTCTCCCGCTTCTTGCAGCTGACACAGAGTTCAAGCGCAATTGCACACACTGCAGAGACGGATATCGCTCACCTCGAGGAGGCAGCTCGCACCACCAAAGAGGAGATTGATCACGTCAACGAAAATGTGACGGCGCAGACTGCCACCATCAGCTCCTCTAAAGAAATAGTGGGGACTATGGTTGAGGGAGTCGGGCGTCTGAATGCAAGCGTCGAGGCAGAGTCGGAAACTGTCACCCGGTCCATCACCCTTGTCGAGCAAATGGTAGAGAAAATCCATTCTATCGAAAAGATTATCGAAAGCAACGACGCGCGTGTCGGACGGTTGCGAGAGGAGACAAACCGCGCAGGGAACCTCACCAACCGATCGCTGGAGCTTACCCAGAATATTTCCAAGTCTTCCAAGGCACTCTTACAGGCCAGCTTGGTAATACGGAAGATCGCAAGTCAGACTACGTTGCTTGCTATGAATGCCGCGATAGAGGCTGCTCACGCGGGTCAGGACGGACGCGGGTTTGCAGTTGTCGCCGACGAAATTAGGAAATTAGCAGAGGAATCAAACGAACAGGGAAAGATCATTTCTTCAGTCCTCGTACAACTCACTGAAAAGATAGAGCATATCGCGCAGCAGGCGGAGAGCCTGAGCAAGCAGTTTTCCAATCTCTTTGTCCTTGCAGAAGAAGTTAAACAGCGGGAATCTACCGTCATGCATGCCATGGAGGAGCAGTCTTCAGGGGGTGAGTACATCAGGCGGTCCATGGAGGCTATTACAGGCAACCGCAGACGTATCCGCGGCGGTATCTCGCTCATGCTCAAGGATGGAGAGCTGGTCCTCAAGGATATGAACGAACTTGCACACAACACAGGCGGTATCACCGTGGCTATGCACGACATGGCCGCCAGCACGTCTCGTATCTTGGATGCGGTCACCTCCGTCAAGATTATCGCTTCAGAGAATAAGAATGCAATGGACATGCTTACGAACCAGCTCACCCAGCTGCGCCTGTAG
- a CDS encoding methyl-accepting chemotaxis protein, producing MNTEHAVSDFAVLRRAVVMSVAWVPATSLVAYIAGVIDGSMLSALLTSVSFFCALALMLGASLTLYYVLLMSVKKHQNDSAAAEAAFLRYTWISPLPPAVAAVVYPVCAALEVGFSSSHVLLLSYYLSSVGAALCLIPFFHHPFFYTLQEWAHFIPLRETRLGYYSLSREISVVLVSGLFSMFCVGFSSLLLPLHGEQELAHVVITHNLPCASLICVLSVIVMIRIGRHLDLANQGILTFIQNRLSGDASAASMRVVRRNEFGFLTQSLNKMHKSTRFFLIASRGKMARARKIANSFVRNARTSCAAINEIISQAHKAEDKIKHQSRTIFETQKHVQHIVGNIDRFNGHIGEQVDTVTDAASSVEQMVRNIESVTQVLSDNSNVIETLLLEAKLAQDATIQSADVGREVLHASEALAEAGAVIQHIASQTNLLAMNASIEATYCKESGQGFEVVASEIRRLAEDASKQGKHISAVLRDVKTEIEKVSESALAVQAQFALIFSITTDIKAQEEVISQSMVEQTKDSVHVLHAIQHITEITRTLQENSGAILDNSKHVEEAMLALSRITSEIDSSVSSMHKNSEQVKKYASSITEIGQKNKDSITDLVTELSNMRL from the coding sequence ATGAACACTGAACATGCGGTCTCCGACTTCGCCGTGCTGCGGCGCGCCGTCGTGATGAGCGTTGCGTGGGTGCCGGCGACTTCTCTCGTAGCCTATATCGCAGGCGTCATAGACGGGAGTATGCTCTCCGCTCTGCTCACCAGCGTCTCCTTCTTCTGTGCGCTGGCGCTCATGCTGGGTGCTTCGCTGACGCTCTACTACGTTCTCCTCATGTCCGTTAAGAAACATCAAAACGATAGCGCAGCTGCAGAGGCTGCGTTTCTGCGGTACACGTGGATTTCTCCCCTGCCTCCTGCAGTAGCTGCGGTGGTGTATCCGGTGTGTGCTGCCCTAGAAGTCGGTTTTTCCTCAAGCCATGTGCTCTTGCTGTCCTACTACCTCAGCAGCGTGGGCGCAGCGCTCTGCCTCATTCCCTTCTTTCACCATCCTTTCTTTTACACACTGCAGGAGTGGGCCCACTTTATCCCCCTGCGCGAGACACGCCTCGGGTACTACTCCCTCTCAAGAGAAATATCCGTCGTGCTCGTTTCAGGTTTGTTTAGTATGTTCTGCGTGGGCTTTTCATCGCTCCTACTCCCTCTGCACGGTGAGCAGGAGCTCGCACATGTGGTTATAACCCATAACCTCCCGTGCGCGTCTTTAATCTGCGTACTCAGCGTAATCGTCATGATCAGGATTGGCCGACACCTCGATTTAGCAAACCAAGGCATCCTCACCTTTATCCAAAACAGGTTGAGCGGAGATGCGTCCGCAGCGAGTATGCGCGTTGTGCGTAGAAATGAGTTTGGGTTCCTCACCCAAAGTTTGAACAAGATGCACAAGAGCACGCGTTTCTTTCTCATTGCATCCCGTGGAAAGATGGCACGCGCTCGGAAAATCGCGAATAGTTTTGTCAGAAATGCGCGCACTTCCTGCGCCGCTATCAACGAGATCATTTCCCAAGCACACAAGGCAGAAGACAAAATTAAACACCAATCCCGTACCATTTTTGAAACACAAAAGCACGTGCAGCACATTGTCGGAAACATCGATCGGTTTAACGGTCACATCGGCGAGCAGGTAGATACGGTAACAGATGCCGCCTCCTCCGTAGAGCAGATGGTGAGAAACATCGAGTCAGTTACTCAGGTACTTTCGGACAATAGTAATGTCATTGAAACCCTGCTGCTTGAGGCAAAATTAGCGCAGGACGCAACTATTCAGTCTGCAGATGTGGGAAGAGAAGTGCTTCACGCTTCAGAAGCGTTGGCTGAAGCCGGTGCGGTAATTCAGCACATCGCAAGTCAAACTAACTTGCTTGCAATGAACGCTTCAATCGAAGCAACGTACTGTAAAGAGTCAGGTCAGGGTTTTGAAGTAGTGGCGAGTGAGATACGTAGGCTCGCAGAGGACGCTTCGAAACAGGGAAAGCATATCTCCGCAGTGCTGCGGGACGTAAAAACGGAAATTGAAAAGGTTTCTGAGAGCGCGCTTGCAGTTCAGGCTCAGTTTGCGCTGATTTTCTCTATCACCACAGACATAAAGGCCCAAGAAGAAGTGATCAGCCAGTCGATGGTAGAACAGACGAAAGACAGTGTGCACGTGTTGCACGCTATACAGCACATCACCGAGATCACGCGCACGTTGCAGGAAAATTCGGGCGCCATCTTGGACAACAGCAAGCACGTAGAGGAGGCGATGCTAGCCCTTTCGCGCATCACGTCTGAAATCGACAGCAGCGTGTCGTCCATGCACAAAAACTCAGAACAGGTTAAAAAGTATGCTTCCTCAATCACTGAAATCGGACAGAAGAACAAGGATTCCATAACGGACCTAGTCACTGAATTGAGTAACATGCGACTCTAG
- the hisS gene encoding histidine--tRNA ligase produces MRVGSAVSPKVLKGFRDLLPDEEIERALLVEKLTVALRQMGFVPIDTPALEYTEVLLRKSEGDTEKQMFRFVDKGGRDVALRFDLTVPLARFVATHYARLYFPFKRYHFAKVWRGEKPQMGRYREFTQCDFDIVGSDSVCADFEILKSIRHMLYMAGAEHIRIHVAHRGLFDRFLRALSLSDQAEHILRIIDKRAKMAPHVLTAQLESLCDPVRVQKIMTYVSAGEVDGVAPSFEHTLSAIETLTGGVSEESTRLRKIYELLCAVNIQSSYVFDPSITRGFDYYTGMVCETFLTQLPHIGSVCSGGRYDHLTALYMKDAVSGVGASIGLDRLYAAFQQLGMSREHVCFVQALIFCQDSALMDVYQKLCSYFAVQVATEVFPDPRKLSQQYAFAEKKGIRWGIFVEQRNAVVEDCLLVLRDLSTRKDTRLPAHEVRRRMAAEG; encoded by the coding sequence GTGCGCGTGGGTTCTGCTGTTTCTCCGAAAGTTTTAAAAGGCTTTCGCGATCTTTTACCGGATGAAGAGATTGAGCGTGCATTGCTCGTAGAAAAACTGACGGTGGCTTTAAGACAAATGGGTTTTGTACCTATCGATACCCCCGCGTTGGAGTACACCGAGGTTTTGCTGCGCAAAAGTGAGGGTGACACAGAGAAGCAGATGTTTCGCTTTGTTGATAAGGGTGGAAGAGATGTGGCCCTCCGCTTTGATCTTACGGTGCCGCTTGCGCGGTTCGTTGCAACGCACTATGCGCGTTTGTATTTTCCTTTTAAGCGCTATCATTTTGCAAAAGTGTGGAGGGGCGAGAAGCCTCAGATGGGTCGTTATAGAGAATTCACGCAGTGTGATTTTGATATCGTCGGTTCGGATTCGGTGTGTGCTGACTTTGAAATTCTAAAGTCGATACGGCACATGTTGTATATGGCTGGTGCAGAACACATACGTATTCACGTTGCGCATCGTGGCCTGTTTGATCGTTTTTTGCGTGCTCTTTCTTTGTCTGACCAGGCTGAGCATATCCTGCGGATAATTGACAAACGTGCAAAGATGGCGCCGCATGTGTTGACAGCTCAACTTGAGTCGCTTTGCGATCCAGTTCGTGTGCAAAAGATTATGACGTATGTAAGTGCGGGGGAGGTGGACGGTGTTGCGCCGTCGTTTGAACATACATTGTCTGCCATTGAGACATTGACAGGGGGTGTCTCGGAAGAGAGTACACGGCTTAGAAAAATATATGAGCTACTCTGTGCAGTGAACATTCAGTCCTCTTATGTGTTCGATCCATCTATCACGCGTGGTTTTGATTACTACACCGGTATGGTGTGTGAAACGTTTTTAACACAGTTGCCTCATATCGGTTCGGTGTGCTCAGGTGGGCGCTATGACCATCTGACGGCTTTGTACATGAAGGATGCAGTGAGTGGGGTGGGTGCATCCATTGGGTTGGATCGCTTGTATGCAGCGTTTCAGCAGTTGGGAATGTCCCGAGAGCACGTTTGTTTTGTGCAGGCGCTTATCTTCTGTCAGGATAGTGCGCTCATGGATGTGTACCAAAAGCTGTGTTCATACTTTGCAGTGCAGGTGGCGACGGAAGTCTTCCCTGATCCGCGGAAGTTGAGCCAACAGTACGCCTTTGCAGAGAAGAAGGGGATTAGGTGGGGGATCTTTGTTGAACAGCGCAACGCCGTGGTGGAGGACTGCCTGCTCGTACTGCGCGACCTTTCTACGCGAAAGGACACACGCCTACCTGCGCACGAAGTGCGCAGACGCATGGCAGCTGAAGGGTAA